The DNA region GATAGGTATGTATCCCGACCCCAAAGATCTCTATGGCATTGGGCAAACCTGATCGGATACCCATAAACTTACAACTTCATACAATTTCGTGATATGATGTTATAAACAGTTGATTAGAATTTGGAGGAAACTAAAATGACAAAAATCAAAAAAATAATCTCAGGCATAACTGCACTGGCTATTACCTGCGGACTTTCTCTGCCCGCATCTGCCGTGCTGAACAAAGGTGATTCAAGAGCTTACAGAGGCACTGGATATCTTGCAAAATACGAGGTGCTTTCAGTTAAGAACGGTTATACCACTGTTCAGATCACCCTGAAGAACACAAGCAAAAAGACAATAAACAACTGGGCAGTAGGGTTTGAACACGAAGGTAGGATCCTGAGCTTAAAGAACGGCAGGATATTCGATACAAACTACTTGTATAACAGCGGTTATGCATATGGGTACAATGTGATCAGGGACAGCGGCACCAACGGCAAAGTTGCACCTAATGAATGTGTTTCGTTCAGTTTTACCATGACAGACGAGAATGGCTACAATGAACTTCCCGAAAGGCTCAAAGTATACTCGGATGTGGATAAATCAAACACAGTTGACGGTCTGAACAAAGCAGCCAGTGAATGCTACAAAGCTGTTAATGAGATCTTTTGGGCTTACGAATGTGAGGGTCTCAGTTTAGAGGATTGCTTCAAGAACGGGGAGTTTGCAAAAGCAAATTCAAAAGACGGCATGAAGACGGGCTTTAATTACAAATATACTGCTAAAGGCGACAGTGAGATCAATATAGCAGCATCGCAGTTTGCACGCGGCAATATAAGCGTATATGTAGGCAGAACAACAACTAACGGTGAAGAGCATGCTTTTGTTCAGGTAAAGGATAACAAAACCGGCAAGGTAGGTCAGTACCCCCACTACTCAGATGGTACTGTAACATGGGGCACATTTGACCCTGATTCACCTATATACACGAATTTCAGCGTAGAAGATCTTAACCGCGCAGCTAAATATGCATATGATGGAGTTACTGAATATCTTTGCGATCTGGAAGTCCAAGGACTTGACTATGAGGGCAGCTTTGAAAACGGCGGTTTCCCGAATGCGCATACTCAGGACGGATTGAAGATAGACTATAATTCATCGTTTACTGAGGGTGACGAGTTCATCAACTATGAGCTGGAATACGATTATGACGGCATGATCGTATATGTGGGCAAAACCGGTACCGACGATTACGGACATCCGGAATTTTTTGTTCAGACAAAGGACCCCAAGACAGGAAAGATAGGTCAGTATCCTCATCCCACACAGGGCGAAGCAACATGGGGTACATTCGATGAAAATACATCTGAGGCTGTGAAGACCTACACATCAAGAGAGCTTGACGGAGATGCCAAGACTGCGTATAATGCTGTAGCCGAATATATCGTAGATTATGAAACAGAACACGGTTTGAATAGTTTGCAAGAGATTTTTGACAACGGCGAATTTCCACAGGCAAACACCAAGGATGGACTGAAAATAGGTTCAAAAGAACTTACTAAAGGTGATGCCGCTGTCAACAGTGAGCTGCTCACCAATGGTCGGGGAACAAATGTCAGTGTATATGTGGGCATGGCAACTATCAACGGCGAGGAATCTTTCTTTGTTCAGACAAAGGATAACACTACCGGTAATGTAGGTCAGTATCCCACACCCAATCACAGAGATCTTGAATGGGGCACATATTCAAAAGCCGTCCCGAAAATGGTTCGCGACCAAAAGTCTCTTAATGGCGATGCTAAGACTGTATATAATGCAGTGGCAGAATATTTTGCCGATCTGGAGACCGAAGGTTATGACATAGGCGAGTGCTATAAAAACGGCTGTTTTGCAAAGGCAAGCACAATTGAAGGTCTGAAGATAGGTGAGGAATCTTCACTTACAGATGGAGATAAGGCTATCAATAATGAGATGACTTATTTCGATAATGATAATTATGGTCTCACAGTTTACGTCGGCATGGATTTAGACAGCAAAAACGAGTACGGCGATTATTCATTCTTTGTTCAGGTAAAAGATGCGACGGGCAGAGTAGGTCAGTATCCTGACCCCACAAAAGATTCAGCAACATGGGGCACCCTGCACGCCAAGGAACCTAACCAAAGCGAAAAGGTCACTGTATCTCTGTATGATCATCCCGGTTCTAATACTAAGATAAACAGTATACAGCTTGAAGCAGGCAGCTCAATTCCGGAGAGTACTATCGCTTCCTGGAACGAGCTTGGTGAATCAAAGACTACTGACTGGGCACCTTACGGAAGCGATCGCGTAATGAGAACAGTCTTCGAGTCGATCCGATCTGCTACAGGAGAAAGCATCGAAGAATACATAGATAAACCTATTCTCAAAGACCTTGATTTCTCCATTTATACAAAAGAGGAAATGGCTTGTACAGAAGAGTAAATGGCTCCTAACAAGATATTCAGCAACATGAGGCACACATCCAAATTCCTGATAACTGCACAGATACAATGTCAGCGAGTATCCTCATCCCGAGATAACACCAAGTGTTAATTAAGATAAACTGTGCGATCTGATATAGTGAAAACAAAGCAGGCAGTCGATCAATGGCTGCCTGCTGTTTTTGTGTGTTGTCTGTCAGTGCCTATCTGCTTTTTGCTTGTGCAAACTGCAAAAAGGGTCTCCGACATTTTTGTATAAAAAAAGCCCTCCAAAGACTTTACTTTTTTCGATGAATGTGGTAAAATTAACTTAATTGCTTTTGTGCTTTACAGCTTTTATACTTTCATATATCAAAGCATAAAAATCGTTCGGAAAGGATAATTTTATAATGCCAATTACAGAATTTTTGGAAAGAAACGCAGCACAGTTCCCCGATAAAACAGCCCTCGTTGAGCTCAACCCAGAGATACGCGAAAAGCGTGTAACATGGAAGGAATATGAACTCATCGAGCCTACTGCCGATGTTCCTTACAGACGCGAGATAACATGGTCGGTTTTCAACGAGAAGGCTAACCGCGTCGCTAATCTGCTCATCTCCCGCGGCGTGAAGAAAGGCGACAAAGTCGGTATACTGCTGATGAACTGCCTTGAATGGCTGCCTATATACTTCGGTGTACTGAAAACAGGTGCACTTGCTGTACCGCTGAATTTCAGATATACTGCTGATGAGATAAAGTACTGCGTTGAACTGGCTGAGGTGGATATACTCGTCTTCGGCCCCGAGTTCATCGGAAGAGTTGAGGAGATAGTTGACGATATCAGCAAGAACCGTCTGCTGTTCTACGTTGGTGAGGGATGTCCCACTTTCGCCGAGCACTATGACAGGCTCGCTGCAAACTGCTCCAGCGTATCACCCGATATAAAGCTCACAGATGATGACTATGCAGCTATATACTTCTCTTCGGGAACCACAGGCTTCCCCAAGGCTATACTTCACAAGCACATGAGCCTTGTACACTCTGCAAGAGTTGAACAGGCTCACCACGGTCAGACCGAGAACGATGTGTTCCTCTGCATACCGCCCCTTTATCATACAGGTGCTAAGATGCACTGGTTCGGCAGCCTTATCTCGGGCGGAAAAGCCGTTATACTCAAAGGCGTCAAGCCTAAGTTCGTGCTTGAAGCTGTATCCAGCGAGCTCTGCACCATCGTATGGCTTCTGGTGCCATGGGCACAGGATATCCTCGATGCAGTTGACAGAGGAGATATCGACATAAGCAAATATCAGCTCTCCCAGTGGAGACTTATGCACATAGGCGCACAGCCTGTTCCGCCCTCTCTTATCGCAAGGTGGAAAAAGCTGTTCCCGAATCATCAGTACGATACAAACTACGGACTCAGCGAAAGCATAGGCCCCGGCTGTGTACATCTTGGTGTTGAGAATATCCACAAGGTTGGCGCTATCGGCAAGGCAGGATTCGGCTGGGAAGTAAAGATAGTAGATGAGCGCGGTGAGACTGTTCCCCGCGGTGAGGTCGGCGAACTCTGCGTAAAGGGTCCCGGCGTTATGACCTGCTATTACCGCGACCCCAAGGCTACCGAGGAGACTATCAAGGACGGCTGGCTGTTCACAGGTGATATGGCACAGGAAGACGAGGACGGATTCATATTCCTCGTTGACAGAAAGAAGGACGTTATCATCAGCGGCGGTGAAAATCTCTACCCCGTACAGATAGAAGACTTCCTGCGTGCGCACCCTGCTGTCAAGGACGTTGCCGTTATCGGTCTGCCCGATAAGCGTCTTGGCGAGATAGCAGCCGCTATAATCTCCATAAAGGAAGGCATGGAATGTTCAGAGGAAGAAATAAACGACTTCTGCCACAAACTGCCCCGCTACAAGAGACCCCACAAGGTCATCTTTGCAGACGTACCCAGAAACCCCACAGGCAAGATCGAAAAGCCACTTCTCCGTAAGATATACTGCGGCGAATCAGTAGTTGCAAAACAGAACAATTCATAACAAACAACGCCGCGGAGTTCAAACTCCGCGGCGTATTTTTATTTAATATCAACAAACTGTCATCTGTTATGACTCGCTCTCGGCGGGTGTTGTGCCTTTGCTTTTCTTGCCGCCGATGGACATGGTGAATATCTTGTCGCTCATGAATATCTTCAGTGCTGCGGCCATACAGATCACAAGGAATATGAACTGGTAGATAAGTCCGCCTGCATACACGCCGTAGTTTCCGAACATTGCGTTTTCGGAAGCCATGAAGGAGTGTGTGAAGGGTATAGCATATACCACATATCTTACTGCGGGAGACATTGTCTTGATATCAACGAACATTGAAAGCATATAGGGTATCATTGTGCACATCATGATAGGCAGTGTGAGTGTCTGTGCACTCTTTGCATCCTTAGCCAGAACGCCAAGTACCAGCGCAACTGACAGTGCTATCAGTATTGAAAGGAACATCTGGATACCAACGAGTACATACTGTCCTGCGTCCATTGTAAGACCAAGGTCTTTGAGCACCTCGGAATAACCGTTATCGCTGCCGACTTTTTCAAGCACGCCGTTCATCATGTTCTTTGAACCCATCATATAAACAGCCGCCTGCATAGCCGCTACTACTGCTGCCGCCAGCATCTTAGCCGCAATAACGGAAAGTCTGGAGATAGGTGCTGTCAGCAGTGTTTCGAGGGTCTTGTCTATCTTCTCAGTGCTGATGGCGTTGAGTATCATGTTGGAAGACATCATAACCAGTACGAACATCATGATAGGAACTATCATGCCCTGTGCCGAGCACAGCGACATTACTACACTTGCCGAGATATCAGCGCTCTTTTCTGCTACTACGGTAGATTCTTCAAGAGCTATGGGGTTATTGAGGAATGATACCTCTTCATTTGAAAGCTTGCCGTTTGAGACCTTTGTGCTGTATACAACGTCCTTTACTGCCGCTGTCAGGTATTCAACTGCCACCTGTGAACCTGTGTTAAGGTTTGACATTGTAGCGAGGGAGTTGAGTCTCTGCACAAATTTTACCTTTGCGGCTTCATTGTTCTCAACGCTTGCGGTAAAGCCCTCAGGGATTATAACGACGCTCTTAACATCAGCATTTTTCAGTTCCTTGGCATAGTCATCGGAGCTTATATCAACAACATTCACTTCGCCGTCAAGCTGTGCAAGGTTGGCGGTCAGGAATTTTATCATGTTCTTGGTAAACTCGGTATCGTCCTGGTCGCAGATGTTTATATCCATCATAGTCTCAGAGCTTTCCTCTACGGCTTTGCTCATAGCCTGTCCCGCAAATGATAGTATCACAACGGAAATGACCATAGTCATTATCGTCTGCACGCTGAGCATCTCACGAAGCTCTTTTATAAATAGTGTCTTGAATTTCATTTTGTCTCACACCTCTTTGTTCCTTTTCATTACCACAGTCTCGAAAACGTCCTCCAGATTTTCAGCATTGTATTTAGCTATAAGCTCCTCCGGAGTGCCTGTTTCAAGCAGATGACCCTTTGCGATTATGCCAACTCTGTCGGATACGTACTCTATCTCAAGCATATTGTGGGAAGAAAGCAGGAAGCTCATGCCCTCGCCTGCAAGCTTCTTTATCATGCGCCTTATCTCAAGGGCGTTGATTATATCCAGACCCGAGGTAGGTTCATCGAGTATGGCAAGATCGGGCTTTGACATTATCGCTCTTGCCAGAAGAAGCTTTCTCTGCATACCGCGGGAGTAGCTCTGTATCTTATCATTGAGCCTGTCGCCCAGCTCGCATATCTCTCTGCCGCGCTCTACATAGCTGTCAGCCTGCTGTTTGTTGTCGGCATACAGTTCAGCCATGAATTTCAGGTAGTCGATACCTTTCATGTTCTTGTAAGCACCTGCTTCATCGGGAAGATAGGTAATGCTCTTGCGGACTTTGTCAGGCTCGGTAAGTATGCTGTGACCGCTTACCACCGCATCGCCCTCTGTTGCCTGCAAAAGTGTGGATATCATTCTGATAGTGGTCGTTTTGCCTGCGCCGTTAGGTCCTATCAGTGCGAATATCTCGCCCTTGTGTACATCGAAGGTAACTTTCTCCGAAGCGTACACGCCCTTTTTGTACTGTTTTGAAAGTCCCTTGACTTCCAGCACCTTTTCTTTTGTTTCCATACATTTCACCTCATATTTTTCAAATAAAGCTGTCATCAGCGATGTGAGCTATAATTTTCATTCTGTTGTCTCCATCTTTGTTCTATGTTCTGTATTTATCTGTTTGTATATGATCTCTTTCAGTTATCTTCCGTTCAGCTTATTGAAGCCTACTCTCACCAGCAGCATGACTACCATCAGGATAACTGCGGGAGCAATTGTGCTGTCGCCCATATTCATGAAAACATAAGCTATCAGTGAGCCTATACCTATCAGAGCCGCCAGAACTGCTATTATCTTTTTGATCATTGTATTTTTCATATAAGTCACTCCTTTTGTTCTGTACTGTTTTGTTGTATCATACTATCTTATATTTATCTGCTTCTGCGTACTATCCAGTTTGATGCACACATCAAACTTGCCGCACCGCACAGGCAAGCTGTTGCCGCTGAGCTTCCTCTTGATACGCCGATAATGCCCATAATGAGCATAAATACGCTGATTATCCTGAGTGCAAGTGCTTTTCTGTTTTTCATAACGATACTTCCTTTCGTATGCCGTTTTGTTATCTTTTTCTTTTTACTGTTATGACTGTTATTGCAGCCTTAACTGTATGTATACAGTATACACAGTTTGCACAGTTTTGTCAATACCCCACAAATACAATTGTATATACGCACAAGTTTATCAATATTACGCTTGGCGTGGTTGTGCATATGTCCTAAGCAAAGGCATATTTTAGCACCGAACCGTGTATATACACACGTTGAAACTGTGTATATATACACACCTGACATATATACAGTTTATCACGCTAACAGTACAGTAATCTGAGGGGAGATAACTTATTAAAAAGGTATCTCCAGTTAACAACGAAGTCCGATGTGTAAATTTGTGCAAAATGACCCGCATTAATATTTGATTTTTTTTATAAGATGTAGTATAATATACGATGTATGAGTATTTTTATTTAAAAGGAAGATGTAAATGTTATACAGATTGTTTTTCGGTTCGGCTTATAATTTTTTTGATGAGGGAAATCCCTCGAAATATGCGGTCTTCATGCTTTTGATGCTCGCTTTTTCATTCTGGTCATGTTTTCTGGCGCTGAAGTTCTTCAGGAACATTCTGCCAAAGGATCAGGGCAGAGAATTCGCGGTAAACGGTGCGCTTTCGCAGGGCAAGGCAAGGGGCTGCGGACTTATATTCATCACAACGTTCTGCCTTTCGGCAGCACTGTTTATCCCGCTTGACCTTGAATATCTGATATATCTCGTGCTGTTATACGGCGCGATGCTTACAGGCTATCTGGACGATGCCGCAAAGGTGCCTTGGGGCAACCTGAAAAAAGGTCTGCTTGATCTGGTGATATCTCTGGGTACGGCTGTAAATTACTGGCATTTCAACGGCAGCGATATCAAAATGCCGCTGCTGCACCTGAATTTCCACATACCCGCTGTGATATTCATAATACTTGCAGGTGTGCTGGTGTGGACTGCTATAAATGTAACCAACTGCACCGACGGTGTTGACGGTCTGTGCGCTTCACTGGTTATGGCAGTGCTTTTCAGCTTCGTGATGTTCAGCGGTGTTCTGACACTGACAGTAGGCTGGTCATTCCTTGATTTTGCACCTGTGATAATGCTTGCTACACTCGCGGCTTACCTCTGGTTCAACTGTTCACCCTCCACAATGCTTATGGGCGATGCAGGTTCACGTGCGCTGGGTGTACTGCTTGCTATAATATTCCTGATGAGCAAGAATCCTATCAGCTTCATACCCATGAGTATAGTTATCATACTTGACGGCGGTCTCA from Ruminococcus albus AD2013 includes:
- a CDS encoding phospho-N-acetylmuramoyl-pentapeptide-transferase, whose translation is MLYRLFFGSAYNFFDEGNPSKYAVFMLLMLAFSFWSCFLALKFFRNILPKDQGREFAVNGALSQGKARGCGLIFITTFCLSAALFIPLDLEYLIYLVLLYGAMLTGYLDDAAKVPWGNLKKGLLDLVISLGTAVNYWHFNGSDIKMPLLHLNFHIPAVIFIILAGVLVWTAINVTNCTDGVDGLCASLVMAVLFSFVMFSGVLTLTVGWSFLDFAPVIMLATLAAYLWFNCSPSTMLMGDAGSRALGVLLAIIFLMSKNPISFIPMSIVIILDGGLSLLKVSFIRFLKMKNFMKDIRTPLHDHCRKNKGWSDTQVVMRFTIIQLVINIMYLAATNYDRLTSLS
- a CDS encoding ABC transporter permease, translating into MKFKTLFIKELREMLSVQTIMTMVISVVILSFAGQAMSKAVEESSETMMDINICDQDDTEFTKNMIKFLTANLAQLDGEVNVVDISSDDYAKELKNADVKSVVIIPEGFTASVENNEAAKVKFVQRLNSLATMSNLNTGSQVAVEYLTAAVKDVVYSTKVSNGKLSNEEVSFLNNPIALEESTVVAEKSADISASVVMSLCSAQGMIVPIMMFVLVMMSSNMILNAISTEKIDKTLETLLTAPISRLSVIAAKMLAAAVVAAMQAAVYMMGSKNMMNGVLEKVGSDNGYSEVLKDLGLTMDAGQYVLVGIQMFLSILIALSVALVLGVLAKDAKSAQTLTLPIMMCTMIPYMLSMFVDIKTMSPAVRYVVYAIPFTHSFMASENAMFGNYGVYAGGLIYQFIFLVICMAAALKIFMSDKIFTMSIGGKKSKGTTPAESES
- a CDS encoding ABC transporter ATP-binding protein; its protein translation is METKEKVLEVKGLSKQYKKGVYASEKVTFDVHKGEIFALIGPNGAGKTTTIRMISTLLQATEGDAVVSGHSILTEPDKVRKSITYLPDEAGAYKNMKGIDYLKFMAELYADNKQQADSYVERGREICELGDRLNDKIQSYSRGMQRKLLLARAIMSKPDLAILDEPTSGLDIINALEIRRMIKKLAGEGMSFLLSSHNMLEIEYVSDRVGIIAKGHLLETGTPEELIAKYNAENLEDVFETVVMKRNKEV
- a CDS encoding class I adenylate-forming enzyme family protein — encoded protein: MPITEFLERNAAQFPDKTALVELNPEIREKRVTWKEYELIEPTADVPYRREITWSVFNEKANRVANLLISRGVKKGDKVGILLMNCLEWLPIYFGVLKTGALAVPLNFRYTADEIKYCVELAEVDILVFGPEFIGRVEEIVDDISKNRLLFYVGEGCPTFAEHYDRLAANCSSVSPDIKLTDDDYAAIYFSSGTTGFPKAILHKHMSLVHSARVEQAHHGQTENDVFLCIPPLYHTGAKMHWFGSLISGGKAVILKGVKPKFVLEAVSSELCTIVWLLVPWAQDILDAVDRGDIDISKYQLSQWRLMHIGAQPVPPSLIARWKKLFPNHQYDTNYGLSESIGPGCVHLGVENIHKVGAIGKAGFGWEVKIVDERGETVPRGEVGELCVKGPGVMTCYYRDPKATEETIKDGWLFTGDMAQEDEDGFIFLVDRKKDVIISGGENLYPVQIEDFLRAHPAVKDVAVIGLPDKRLGEIAAAIISIKEGMECSEEEINDFCHKLPRYKRPHKVIFADVPRNPTGKIEKPLLRKIYCGESVVAKQNNS